One Frankia alni ACN14a DNA window includes the following coding sequences:
- a CDS encoding cysteine hydrolase family protein, which translates to MVNRALVVIDVQREYEEGALPIAYPPLTESLASIGRAMDAARHRGVPIAVIQQDAPATSPIFAVGTTGWQLHPVVADRPSDTLFTKRLPGAFTGTGLERWLRERAVDTVTLVGYMTQHCVDTTARQASHAGFAVEVLEDATGTLDYRNEVGAVDARTLHTTVLTVLHTGFAAVATTDAWLAALAADRRLPAGSVPSSTGVPDSPRSSSPRSSSPRSS; encoded by the coding sequence ATGGTCAACCGCGCACTTGTCGTCATCGACGTCCAGCGGGAGTACGAGGAGGGAGCACTACCGATCGCCTACCCGCCGCTCACGGAATCGCTGGCCTCGATCGGCCGCGCGATGGACGCCGCCCGCCACCGCGGCGTGCCGATCGCCGTGATCCAGCAGGACGCCCCGGCCACATCCCCGATCTTCGCCGTCGGGACCACCGGCTGGCAGCTTCATCCCGTGGTCGCCGACCGCCCCAGCGACACGCTGTTCACCAAGCGGCTACCCGGGGCATTCACCGGCACCGGGCTGGAGAGGTGGTTGCGCGAGCGAGCGGTCGACACCGTCACGCTGGTCGGTTACATGACGCAACACTGCGTGGACACCACCGCACGGCAGGCCTCGCATGCCGGGTTCGCCGTCGAGGTCCTCGAGGACGCGACCGGCACGCTGGACTACCGCAACGAGGTGGGCGCGGTGGACGCGCGCACCCTGCACACCACCGTCCTCACGGTCCTGCACACCGGGTTCGCCGCCGTCGCCACCACGGACGCCTGGCTCGCCGCACTGGCCGCCGACCGCCGCCTCCCCGCCGGCTCGGTGCCCTCGTCCACCGGCGTCCCGGACTCCCCCCGATCCTCCTCCCCCCGATCCTCCTCCCCCCGATCCTCGTAG
- a CDS encoding nuclear transport factor 2 family protein has translation MRIVPVDAATYAEVSSLLAKHPYLFDNIALDAAPTAYTDDAVMGGAPLAQVTSGLPFGRVMFPHHTTDIAVHRVDDDTLRVWAKYFVIRGDGTAGSGDYQDTVVRTPQGWRIAERSVTRGNRPADDPDGPSTRTLSVTTWLQNES, from the coding sequence GTGAGGATCGTGCCGGTCGACGCGGCCACCTACGCCGAGGTGTCCAGTCTGCTCGCCAAGCATCCGTACCTGTTCGACAACATCGCGCTGGACGCGGCGCCGACGGCGTACACCGACGACGCGGTCATGGGCGGGGCGCCGCTGGCCCAGGTCACGAGCGGTCTTCCGTTCGGGCGGGTGATGTTCCCGCACCACACCACCGACATCGCCGTGCACCGGGTCGACGACGACACGCTGCGAGTCTGGGCGAAGTACTTCGTCATCCGCGGCGACGGCACCGCAGGATCGGGTGACTACCAGGACACCGTGGTCCGCACGCCGCAGGGCTGGCGAATCGCCGAACGGTCCGTCACCCGCGGCAACCGACCCGCCGACGACCCGGACGGCCCCTCCACACGGACCCTGTCCGTCACCACCTGGCTGCAGAACGAGAGTTGA